One genomic segment of Helianthus annuus cultivar XRQ/B chromosome 14, HanXRQr2.0-SUNRISE, whole genome shotgun sequence includes these proteins:
- the LOC118486591 gene encoding leucine-rich repeat extensin-like protein 5, giving the protein MGFNPLGPEDHFPGDNAMDVDEDTDPSMPPSGTPNHPIEISDGSPFVGSPYNGPDSFEEKFRQHDWVFTPSYHNSPLHQPQHSSPLHPQQQQPQQQPNPSEDSRLVAVTPPPPPPPVLPPPPPRRRRTNARISARGGIRIGTPPHSGSSRYLPLREEPEMGESSHPVSEVTSAPIAPPPPQGFGDPIPAYTSAAAYNPFEQTYPTGYDFTGDPYWVAANYNSLNPEGPFGGPWATGQSTYGYPSYGYQQPQPPQPPHYPPPPLAPMMSPPQVQEILHGINEVRREMRHELREDRRHNRGMFKKMVDLIKGKSKKDY; this is encoded by the coding sequence atgggttttaacccacttggaccagaAGACCATTTCCCTGGCGACAATGCGATGGATGTCGATGAAGATACCGATCCCTCAATGCCACCATCTGGAACTCCGAACCACCCtatcgagatttctgatgggtcacCTTTTGTGGGATCACCATACAATGGTCCCGACAGCTTTGAGGAGAAATTTAGGCAGCATGACTGGGTAtttacccctagttaccataactctccccTGCACCAGCCACAACACAGCTCTCCCTTGCACccccagcaacagcagccacagcagcagccaaatccttctgaggattcccGACTTGTCGCGGTCactccaccgccgccaccacctccggttttgcctcctccgcctccgaGGCGAAGACGAACGAACGCACGGATTTCCGCACGAGGGGGAAtacgcatcggcacccctccacattcaggtagcagccgatATTTGCCACTTCGTGAAGaaccagagatgggagaatcttcaCACCCCGTCTCAGAAGTAACATCTGCGCCAatcgcgccaccaccaccacagggtTTTGGAGACCCAATCCCTGCTTACACTAGCGCGGCAGCGTACAATCCCTTCGAGCAGACGTACCCCACAGGTTATGACTTTACAGGGGATCCCTACTGGGTAGCTGCGAACTACAACTCTCTCAATCCGGAAGGtccttttggaggtccctgggctacgggacaatcgacCTATGGATACCCATCATATGGAtatcagcagccgcagcctcctcaaccaccgcatTATCCGCCACCACCGCTGGCACCGATGATGTCGCCGCcacaagttcaagaaatccttcaTGGGATAAATGAAGTGCGACGAGAGATGCGGCATGAATTGCGGGAAGATCGTCGGCATAATCGTgggatgtttaagaagatggtggaTTTAATCAAGGGAAAAAGCAAGAAGGACTACTAA